The following proteins are encoded in a genomic region of Chelmon rostratus isolate fCheRos1 chromosome 3, fCheRos1.pri, whole genome shotgun sequence:
- the scoca gene encoding short coiled-coil protein A produces the protein MNCDIDGDMENQVEREERTRLINQVLELQHTLEDLSARVDAVKEENLKLKSENQVLGQYIENLMSASSVFQTTDTKSKRK, from the exons ATGAACTGTGACATAGATG GTGACATGGAGAACcaggtggagagggaggagaggacgagGTTAATAAATCAGGTTTTGGAACTTCAGCACACACTGGAAg ACCTGTCAGCCCGGGTGGACGCAGTCAAGGAAGAGAACCTGAAGTTAAAGTCTGAGAACCAGGTCCTGGGTCAGTACATCGAGAACCTCATGTCAGCCTCCAGCGTCTTCCAGACCACCGACACCAAGAGCAAACGGAAGTGA